In one window of Flavobacterium ginsengisoli DNA:
- a CDS encoding zinc metalloprotease: MKKVIITTFAALMLFACQNEQSDSANADATVASRRGCATQEVLEAQLKADPSLAIRMNEIETFTTQHAGSNFTGRLVNGKIEIPVVVNVLYRTAAQNISDAQIQSQIDVLNKDFNALNSDYNNVPALFAGVKANIGITFVLDQVIRKSTTKTSWGTNDAMKKTAQGGIAPTSPTTKLNMWSCNIGGGILGYAQFPGGASSTDGVVIDSRYFGLSGAANAPFNLGRTATHEVGHWMNLRHIWGDATCGSDLVADTPTHNDANYGVPAYPHYSTCSGTPVEMTMNYMDYVDDLAMYMFSAGQKSRISAIFTTGGARADICAIVELKSQSKRDVFISLFLFDVKF, translated from the coding sequence ATGAAAAAAGTTATTATTACCACATTTGCAGCATTAATGCTGTTTGCTTGTCAAAATGAACAATCTGATTCTGCCAATGCAGATGCAACTGTTGCTTCTAGAAGAGGATGCGCAACACAAGAAGTTTTAGAAGCTCAATTGAAAGCTGATCCTTCATTAGCTATTAGAATGAACGAAATTGAAACTTTTACTACACAACATGCAGGTTCAAATTTTACAGGCCGTTTGGTAAATGGAAAAATCGAAATTCCAGTTGTGGTTAATGTTCTTTATAGAACTGCTGCACAAAACATTTCGGATGCACAAATTCAATCACAAATCGATGTTTTAAACAAAGATTTTAATGCTTTAAACTCAGATTATAATAATGTGCCTGCATTATTTGCTGGAGTTAAAGCAAACATCGGAATTACATTTGTTTTGGATCAAGTTATTAGAAAATCTACAACTAAGACTTCTTGGGGAACAAATGATGCAATGAAAAAAACTGCACAAGGCGGAATTGCTCCTACTTCTCCAACTACAAAATTAAACATGTGGTCTTGCAACATTGGCGGTGGAATTTTAGGTTATGCACAATTTCCTGGCGGTGCTTCATCTACTGATGGTGTGGTAATTGATTCTCGCTATTTCGGATTATCTGGCGCTGCAAACGCTCCATTCAACTTAGGAAGAACGGCTACACACGAAGTTGGCCACTGGATGAATTTACGTCACATTTGGGGAGACGCAACTTGCGGAAGCGATCTTGTTGCAGATACTCCTACTCATAATGATGCAAACTATGGAGTTCCTGCTTACCCACATTACAGTACTTGTTCTGGAACGCCAGTAGAAATGACAATGAACTACATGGACTATGTTGACGATCTTGCAATGTATATGTTTTCGGCAGGGCAAAAAAGCAGAATATCGGCTATTTTTACAACTGGAGGTGCTAGAGCAGACATTTGCGCAATAGTAGAATTAAAAAGTCAATCAAAGCGAGATGTTTTCATCTCGCTTTTTTTGTTTGATGTTAAATTTTAG
- a CDS encoding DUF4159 domain-containing protein — protein sequence MKKIFYLLLLFSISSFSQEIALLKYSGGGDWYANPTSLPNLISFCNANINTRIKSKPSTVEPSNPDLLSYPFVHMTGHGNVVFSDADVTNLRNYLTAGGFLHIDDNYGMDQFIRKEIKKIFPNNNLVELPANHPIFQKPFPFPNGLPKIHEHDGTRPQAFGIFIDNKLVLLYTYECDLGDGWEDPEVHNDPANVRDKALKMGANIINYIFTN from the coding sequence ATGAAAAAAATATTTTACTTATTATTACTTTTTTCAATCTCTTCTTTTTCGCAAGAAATTGCTTTGCTTAAATATAGCGGCGGCGGCGATTGGTATGCAAATCCGACATCATTGCCAAATTTAATCAGTTTCTGCAATGCTAATATTAATACCCGTATTAAAAGCAAACCTTCTACTGTAGAACCAAGCAATCCAGATTTACTTTCGTATCCATTTGTACATATGACTGGTCACGGAAATGTCGTTTTTAGCGATGCTGACGTAACCAATTTAAGAAATTATCTAACGGCTGGAGGTTTTCTGCATATCGATGACAATTACGGAATGGATCAATTTATCAGAAAAGAAATCAAAAAGATATTTCCGAATAATAATTTAGTTGAACTTCCAGCAAATCATCCAATTTTTCAGAAACCATTTCCTTTTCCAAACGGATTGCCAAAAATTCACGAACATGATGGAACTCGTCCGCAGGCATTCGGAATTTTTATTGATAACAAACTTGTTTTACTTTATACTTACGAATGCGATTTGGGTGATGGTTGGGAAGATCCTGAAGTTCATAACGATCCTGCAAACGTAAGAGACAAAGCGCTAAAAATGGGCGCCAACATTATCAATTATATTTTTACCAATTAA
- a CDS encoding 16S rRNA (uracil(1498)-N(3))-methyltransferase: MQLFFNPNIDETTESFSFDKEESRHIIKVLRKKDSDILHVTNGFGLLFETQITLASDNKCTVEVLSIKNAEKPKFHLHLAVAPTKMNDRFEWFLEKATEIGIQEITPIFCDRSERKVINRDRFEKIILSAMKQCNETFLPKLNEAVSYKEFIKQKQNGLQLIAHCEETDKKSLKEVLKPNEDVTILIGPEGDFSEKEIALAIENNYKPVTLGNTRLRTETAAVVACHSVVFFNEVSN, translated from the coding sequence ATGCAGTTATTTTTTAATCCGAATATAGACGAAACAACCGAAAGTTTTTCTTTTGATAAAGAAGAAAGCCGTCATATTATAAAAGTTCTTCGAAAAAAAGATTCAGATATTCTGCATGTTACCAATGGTTTTGGATTATTATTTGAAACTCAGATTACTCTGGCTTCAGATAATAAATGTACCGTTGAAGTACTTTCTATAAAAAATGCCGAAAAGCCAAAATTTCATTTGCATTTGGCTGTCGCGCCAACTAAAATGAATGATCGTTTTGAATGGTTTTTAGAAAAAGCAACTGAAATTGGCATTCAAGAAATTACACCTATTTTCTGTGATCGTTCTGAACGAAAAGTAATTAATCGTGATCGTTTCGAAAAAATCATTTTATCAGCAATGAAACAATGCAACGAAACATTTCTTCCAAAATTAAATGAAGCTGTTTCTTATAAAGAGTTCATTAAACAAAAACAAAATGGCTTACAATTAATTGCGCATTGCGAAGAAACGGATAAAAAGTCACTAAAAGAGGTTTTAAAACCAAATGAAGATGTTACGATTTTAATTGGCCCAGAAGGCGATTTTTCTGAAAAGGAAATTGCATTGGCAATAGAAAACAATTACAAACCTGTAACTTTAGGAAATACGCGTTTAAGAACAGAAACAGCGGCGGTTGTGGCTTGTCATAGTGTTGTTTTCTTTAATGAAGTTTCTAATTAA
- the tsaD gene encoding tRNA (adenosine(37)-N6)-threonylcarbamoyltransferase complex transferase subunit TsaD: protein MQNPEVFILAIESSCDDTAAAVLHNDKVLSNVVANQLIHNQYGGVVPELASRAHQQNIVPVIDAALRKANVQKEQLSAIAFTQGPGLMGSLLVGTSFSKSLSLALNVPLIAVNHMHAHILAHFIDEEGYDKPEFPFLALTISGGHTQIVKVNSFFDMEIIGETTDDAVGEAFDKSAKILGLPYPGGPLIDKYAKEGNPKAFPFTKPKVPGLDFSFSGLKTAILYFIQKNKQQNPNFIEENLNDICASIQHTIIEILMDKIKLAVKETGITQIAIGGGVSANSGIRATLKETESKYGWKTFIPKFEYTTDNLAMIGIVGYQKYLSNRFETSAVVSKARIEF from the coding sequence ATGCAAAATCCAGAGGTTTTTATTCTAGCCATCGAAAGTTCATGCGATGATACTGCTGCCGCGGTTTTACATAACGACAAAGTATTGTCAAATGTTGTAGCCAATCAATTAATTCACAACCAATATGGAGGCGTAGTTCCAGAATTGGCCTCACGCGCGCATCAGCAGAATATTGTTCCAGTGATAGATGCCGCACTTCGCAAAGCAAATGTACAAAAAGAACAGCTAAGCGCAATCGCATTTACGCAAGGGCCAGGATTGATGGGCTCTCTATTGGTGGGAACTTCTTTCAGTAAATCATTATCGTTAGCCTTAAACGTGCCTCTAATTGCTGTAAATCACATGCATGCTCATATTCTAGCTCATTTTATTGATGAAGAAGGCTATGACAAACCAGAATTTCCATTTTTAGCCTTAACAATCAGTGGTGGACATACTCAAATTGTAAAAGTGAATAGTTTTTTTGATATGGAAATCATTGGAGAAACTACAGATGATGCTGTTGGTGAAGCATTCGATAAAAGCGCAAAAATTCTTGGACTTCCTTATCCTGGTGGACCTTTGATTGATAAATATGCGAAAGAAGGAAATCCGAAAGCCTTTCCTTTCACAAAACCTAAAGTTCCGGGATTAGATTTTAGTTTCTCAGGATTGAAAACAGCTATTTTGTATTTCATTCAAAAAAACAAACAGCAGAATCCAAATTTTATTGAAGAAAATCTAAATGATATTTGCGCTTCTATTCAACACACCATTATCGAAATTTTGATGGATAAAATAAAATTGGCTGTAAAAGAAACTGGAATTACTCAAATTGCTATTGGCGGAGGAGTTTCGGCAAATTCTGGAATCAGAGCAACTTTAAAAGAAACTGAAAGCAAATACGGTTGGAAAACTTTTATTCCGAAATTTGAATATACAACAGATAATCTTGCAATGATTGGAATTGTAGGATACCAAAAATACTTATCTAATCGTTTTGAAACTTCTGCTGTAGTTTCTAAAGCAAGAATCGAATTTTAA